The Euphorbia lathyris chromosome 3, ddEupLath1.1, whole genome shotgun sequence genome contains a region encoding:
- the LOC136224550 gene encoding uncharacterized protein codes for MSLVDYASSSDDDVPEDEENREEEKSRNETQIPKQGPSSFSTIPRDTLTSGPRVNQQPENASNTSAPSFLKLPDASLLLNSPTVSLLTGTDHASRVAVAMAESASRKRDSNELPSVLTRSKVPKGSLRNTKTVPDTGGGMLVPPQLTGRSNIVTEDIGKLFVRKKVEPSAE; via the exons ATGTCACTAGTAGATTACGCCTCTTCATCAGACGACGACGTGCCGGAGGATGAAGAAAATAGAGAAGAAGAGAAATCCCGAAACGAAACACAAATTCCAAAGCAAGGACCTTCTTCGTTTTCTACAATCCCTCGTGATACTCT GACATCTGGGCCACGAGTGAATCAACAGCCAGAAAATGCTTCAAACACTTCAGCACCTTCCTTTCTGAAGCTTCCTGATGCTTCTCTACTGTTGAATTCACCAACTGTTTCGTTACTAACTGGAACTGATCATGCTTCTCGAGTTGCAGTTGCTATGGCTGAGAGTGCATCACGCAAAAGGGACTCCAATGAATTACCTTCTGTTTTAACCCGTAGCAAAGTACCAAAAGGGTCGCTACGAAATACAAAAACTGTTCCAGATACTGGTGGTGGCATGCTAGTCCCCCCTCAACTAACTGGGAG GAGCAACATTGTGACAGAAGATATTGGGAAGCTGTTTGTAAGGAAAAAAGTTGAGCCATCGGCTGAATAG